One Roseimaritima multifibrata DNA window includes the following coding sequences:
- a CDS encoding gamma-glutamylcyclotransferase — MSDALYFAYGSNLCARDWGRWCEGKRHDGSGLKVVGIGRLPDHKIHFSHFSNARGGGALNVVPSLGHVAEGVLFRADEKAWRALDHKEGVPTSYRRVSMTVLDENGYPVQAFVFVLSPEKDLGFVEPTEAYLSAVRNGLRTHRLTDKYLFAAASQQTVPYLTDAVFIYGTLMDGECRSGVIREMEVLHTAPGKIDGEIVNLGSYPGLLPGPVQGDRQVSGEFVRLGQIDKCLAVLDEIEGFERDETRILPGETDALGYSDRSLYVRRLAQVKVHGDRFWAWTYQYNQEVLPECGVISSGCWRTATR, encoded by the coding sequence ATGTCCGATGCCTTGTATTTTGCCTACGGGTCGAATTTGTGTGCGCGGGATTGGGGGCGATGGTGCGAAGGAAAACGACACGATGGATCGGGGTTAAAGGTGGTGGGCATCGGCAGACTGCCCGATCACAAGATCCATTTCTCGCATTTTTCCAATGCCCGAGGTGGTGGAGCATTAAATGTTGTGCCAAGTTTGGGACACGTTGCCGAAGGGGTATTGTTTCGAGCAGACGAAAAAGCTTGGCGAGCGTTGGACCATAAGGAAGGTGTCCCGACATCCTATCGCCGCGTTTCGATGACAGTGCTGGATGAAAACGGATATCCGGTCCAAGCTTTTGTTTTTGTGCTTTCGCCCGAAAAGGACCTCGGATTTGTGGAACCAACGGAGGCCTATCTTTCGGCCGTTCGCAATGGCTTGCGAACTCATCGACTGACTGACAAATACCTGTTTGCGGCGGCAAGTCAGCAGACCGTTCCCTATCTGACGGATGCGGTTTTTATCTACGGTACGCTGATGGATGGGGAGTGCCGTTCGGGAGTGATTCGCGAAATGGAGGTCCTCCATACCGCACCAGGAAAAATCGATGGGGAAATCGTCAATTTGGGAAGTTACCCAGGACTGTTACCAGGGCCAGTCCAGGGTGACCGTCAGGTGTCTGGAGAATTCGTGCGATTGGGGCAGATTGACAAATGTCTGGCTGTCTTGGATGAAATCGAAGGTTTTGAACGAGACGAAACTCGGATTCTGCCGGGCGAAACCGATGCGCTGGGGTATAGCGACCGATCCCTGTATGTGCGTCGATTGGCTCAAGTGAAGGTTCATGGCGATCGATTTTGGGCTTGGACCTACCAGTACAACCAAGAAGTGCTTCCGGAGTGTGGCGTTATCTCTTCAGGTTGCTGGCGGACGGCAACCCGTTAG
- a CDS encoding transporter, whose amino-acid sequence MKLGKLFFLTLLACPLGSVSAFADDSFRSRADKHAPAGIMGDHMHDPGEWMVEYKYMNMYMDDNRAGSRTLSDVESIAWGATSNPVTNRMATPTNMTHEMHMLHVMRGMTEDVTLYAMLMLPSITMDHLRGPMSGAPGTDFTTHNSGFGDTTFGALLRLYSDVDDDLIFNLAGSVPTGRIYRTTSVPTGGMMEQPMPYPMRLGSGTFNAKPGITWKHYFETGSFGTQLQTDLPIGRNYRDYAVSDEFRLNTWYSQVLNQYLAASIRLENLWRTNYTGADPMTPDMGISTNVESFRGGYTCNLGLGTSALIKGHLLSTEFVPTLYQDLNGIQLETDWTFIASWSKSF is encoded by the coding sequence ATGAAACTTGGCAAGTTATTTTTTTTAACGCTTCTAGCTTGTCCGCTGGGAAGCGTTTCGGCTTTTGCAGACGACTCATTCCGATCGCGGGCCGACAAGCATGCTCCCGCAGGAATCATGGGCGATCACATGCACGATCCCGGTGAATGGATGGTCGAATACAAGTACATGAATATGTACATGGACGACAACCGTGCGGGTTCGCGGACTTTAAGCGACGTCGAATCGATCGCTTGGGGAGCGACAAGTAATCCAGTCACCAACCGGATGGCGACGCCGACAAACATGACCCACGAAATGCATATGTTGCATGTCATGCGGGGGATGACCGAAGACGTGACCTTGTACGCAATGTTGATGTTGCCCAGCATCACGATGGATCACCTGCGGGGCCCAATGAGCGGCGCGCCGGGGACTGATTTTACAACGCACAACAGCGGTTTCGGTGACACCACTTTCGGCGCTCTGCTGCGGCTCTATTCCGATGTCGACGATGACTTGATTTTCAATCTGGCGGGATCGGTACCGACGGGACGTATCTATCGTACGACCTCGGTTCCAACCGGAGGCATGATGGAACAACCCATGCCTTACCCGATGCGTCTGGGTTCAGGGACTTTCAATGCGAAACCCGGTATCACCTGGAAACATTACTTTGAAACAGGCTCGTTCGGCACGCAACTTCAGACAGACTTGCCGATCGGACGAAACTACCGAGACTACGCCGTCAGCGATGAATTTCGATTGAACACTTGGTATAGCCAGGTTCTAAATCAGTACCTTGCGGCTAGCATTCGCTTGGAAAATCTTTGGCGCACCAACTACACGGGTGCCGACCCGATGACACCCGACATGGGGATCAGCACGAACGTCGAAAGCTTCCGCGGGGGCTACACCTGTAACTTAGGACTGGGAACTTCAGCCCTGATCAAAGGTCACTTGCTGAGCACGGAATTTGTGCCGACGCTTTACCAAGATTTGAACGGGATCCAACTGGAAACCGACTGGACCTTCATTGCCAGTTGGTCGAAGAGCTTCTAA
- the arsC gene encoding arsenate reductase (glutaredoxin) (This arsenate reductase requires both glutathione and glutaredoxin to convert arsenate to arsenite, after which the efflux transporter formed by ArsA and ArsB can extrude the arsenite from the cell, providing resistance.): MTTIFHNPRCSKSRQAVQLLEDRAIEFDVVKYLDDPPSERELSKIVKMLGIRPSQLVRKGEQSYKDLGLSDKELTDKQWIEILVANPKLIERPIVVHDGKAAIGRPIENIEEILKD; this comes from the coding sequence ATGACAACCATTTTTCATAACCCGCGCTGTTCGAAATCGCGTCAGGCTGTGCAGTTGTTAGAAGACCGCGCTATCGAATTTGACGTTGTGAAATATTTGGACGATCCACCGAGTGAACGTGAACTATCCAAAATTGTAAAGATGCTTGGGATCCGGCCTTCGCAGTTGGTGCGCAAGGGAGAGCAAAGCTACAAGGATTTAGGCCTGTCCGACAAGGAATTGACCGATAAGCAGTGGATCGAAATCCTTGTCGCAAACCCCAAATTGATCGAACGACCGATTGTTGTTCATGACGGGAAAGCCGCAATCGGCCGCCCGATCGAGAACATTGAAGAGATCCTCAAAGACTAG